The Lepidochelys kempii isolate rLepKem1 chromosome 5, rLepKem1.hap2, whole genome shotgun sequence genome window below encodes:
- the ZCCHC9 gene encoding zinc finger CCHC domain-containing protein 9 isoform X2: MTRWARTSTTHSKKPLDATPWEDMKNGSTSGTVGNKQQNYSNTLSLKNDQVKKKNKKKKDYLNEDVNGFMEYLKQSSQFIHNGKVRAADSHEVREEVATALKKDKRREGRRLKRQEMKKNTMVCFHCRKPGHGIADCPAVLESQDMGTGICYRCGSTEHEITKCRAKVDPAIGGCCRLCGSVEHFKKDCPENQYSDQAVTVGRWSCGMSADYEEILESPKPQKPKVKVPKVVNF; the protein is encoded by the exons ATGACCAGGTGGGCCCGTACTAGTACCACTCATAGCAAAAAGCCTCTGGATGCTACACCATGGGAAGATATGAAAAATGGATCCACCAGTGGAACAGTGGGGAATAAACAGCAAAATTATTCCAATACGCTTTCTTTAAAGAATGATCAAGtgaagaagaagaataaaaagaaaaaggactaTTTGAATGAGGATGTTAATGGATTCATGGAATACTTAAAACAGAGCTCACAGTTTATACATAATGGAAAGGTGAGAGCAGCCGACAGCCATGAGGTGAGGGAAGAAGTAGCAACAGCCTTGAAGAAAGACAAGCGTCGGGAGGGAAGAAGATTGAAGAGACAAGAGATGAAGAAAAACACCATG gtaTGTTTTCACTGTAGGAAGCCTGGCCATGGAATTGCTGACTGCCCAGCTGTACTTGAAAGTCAGGATATGGGTACTGGAATCTGTTATCGATGTGGATCTACAGAGCATGAAATCACCAAGTGTAGAGCAAAAGTAGATCCAGCTATTg GAGGCTGCTGCAGGCTTTGTGGATCTGTggaacactttaaaaaagattGTCCAGAAAACCAGTACTCAG ATCAAGCAGTAACAGTTGGTCGATGGTCCTGTGGAATGAGTGCAGATTACGAAGAAATTCTAGAGAGCCCTAAACCACAAAAACCAAAAGTAAAAGTACCAAAAGTTGTTAATTTTTGA
- the ZCCHC9 gene encoding zinc finger CCHC domain-containing protein 9 isoform X1 → MTRWARTSTTHSKKPLDATPWEDMKNGSTSGTVGNKQQNYSNTLSLKNDQVKKKNKKKKDYLNEDVNGFMEYLKQSSQFIHNGKVRAADSHEVREEVATALKKDKRREGRRLKRQEMKKNTMVCFHCRKPGHGIADCPAVLESQDMGTGICYRCGSTEHEITKCRAKVDPAIGKFPYAKCFICGEMGHLSRSCPDNPKGLYAEGGCCRLCGSVEHFKKDCPENQYSDQAVTVGRWSCGMSADYEEILESPKPQKPKVKVPKVVNF, encoded by the exons ATGACCAGGTGGGCCCGTACTAGTACCACTCATAGCAAAAAGCCTCTGGATGCTACACCATGGGAAGATATGAAAAATGGATCCACCAGTGGAACAGTGGGGAATAAACAGCAAAATTATTCCAATACGCTTTCTTTAAAGAATGATCAAGtgaagaagaagaataaaaagaaaaaggactaTTTGAATGAGGATGTTAATGGATTCATGGAATACTTAAAACAGAGCTCACAGTTTATACATAATGGAAAGGTGAGAGCAGCCGACAGCCATGAGGTGAGGGAAGAAGTAGCAACAGCCTTGAAGAAAGACAAGCGTCGGGAGGGAAGAAGATTGAAGAGACAAGAGATGAAGAAAAACACCATG gtaTGTTTTCACTGTAGGAAGCCTGGCCATGGAATTGCTGACTGCCCAGCTGTACTTGAAAGTCAGGATATGGGTACTGGAATCTGTTATCGATGTGGATCTACAGAGCATGAAATCACCAAGTGTAGAGCAAAAGTAGATCCAGCTATTg GGAAATTTCCGTatgcaaaatgttttatttgtggCGAGATGGGGCATTTGTCAAGGTCCTGTCCAGATAATCCTAAAGGACTATATGCTGAAG GAGGCTGCTGCAGGCTTTGTGGATCTGTggaacactttaaaaaagattGTCCAGAAAACCAGTACTCAG ATCAAGCAGTAACAGTTGGTCGATGGTCCTGTGGAATGAGTGCAGATTACGAAGAAATTCTAGAGAGCCCTAAACCACAAAAACCAAAAGTAAAAGTACCAAAAGTTGTTAATTTTTGA